The sequence GAAGCAGATTACAAATGAAagacaaaatgaagaaaatccAGTCATAGGATGAAACATTCTACATATATGCTAATTTGGATAAGACTCTTGGATAGGTTGGTTCAGATCAATACAAAACATGACGAGTCTTAGAGTCTGAGAAAAGTAATCAACATTACCTGCTCCATTCATGATAAGAATCCGACCAGAATATTGGAAAACCAGTCAGAGCTATTACTCTCACAAATTGCCCACTTGAGGCCCTTCACAATCCCCATCTGCTCAAATGGAAGAGTACAGGAGCAgaaatggtaaaaatatatcatccacatacagacCATGCCATTGGACTTgaatttttatgtattaaatatgtTCCAGTGATGGTCATTCGGTAGATTTTCCTTTATCTTCTCAAGCCTCTTGAGGATGTCTAAGAAAGGAGGTCTTTGGTTCATGTCATGGGCCCAACATTGCTCTGTTAATCTAAAACCATTGAATATGAAAAGAGATTAGCAATCTGATTGTTCAAGTTCTAGCATATATCTCGGATAATATTTACAAAAGTTTTTTATTCATATAGCAACAGTgcttttcttctaaaaaataacaGAGTATCCAATTGTAAATCAGCATCCTAATGCATGTTGAACAACATGACATGATTTTGGTTGAATAGATTACATAAATGCTGAATACAGGCAAATAAATCTACTGAGAACGGTGTCAGAGTCTAAGAAGATCAGAAATTGCAAAtgcaaattaatgaaaatattatgaagatAGTATAATTAATGACCATGATATAACCAATTTGGCTGATAAGAATCCACAATTATTTGCTATAATGAGTTTTATGAATTTCTTCAATCTACCAAAAAGTTATTTGCTCTAAATCATTATCTATGCTAAATGAGAGATCAAATAGGCACAGTTCATACAAGTAGATGTCAAGAGAAAAGAATGAGCAATTGCACATAGCTAAAAAGCATATACCAAGTCGGGATTGGGAAAAAAAGGACAATAAGATATGAAAGCAATCAGGAATTAGTGATAGTACCAATACAATGCAAGATCAGCAACAATGGTTTTCTCATGGAACAAAATTAGTCAATGGACCAATTAGAAGAGATTAGTTCTGTTGAAGGTGTTGCAGGAACAACAGGGAGATGAAAAAGAACACGAGACAAGGCTGTAAGGAAGACAAGACAgctgacaattttttttttttggaaaaaaggtGGATGATAATTTCAACTGTTCATGTACTTAGACcacaagaaaagaagagaaaggaaaagaggaaATATGTGTACCTAGACAGAATAGAATGATGACAACAACAATTTGTGcagctaaaaattagtttgggTAAAGCTTTGTTGAGTCAAATTATTAATGATTATACAGCAGAAAATCTTAGATTcattttattaggaaaaaaaaaatatgattcaTAGTTGGACCATGCATGCATGACAAAAGAAGCAACTTTGTGGttgataaaattttcacaacaaacttACTCTCTCAATTCAGGAGTATATCCTTTTGAGCGAAATGTAGGCCTGTTTCCCTCACTCACATATTTTGCTGCTTCAAGCATCTGGATTAGTTGGGAACATTATGAATTAGAACCAATTTCAAGTACTTTGAGATCTTATCTCAAATCCTTACAGAAGCAAGCATTACCTCATAAAGTATCATTGCGAAAGAGAAGACATCAACCTTCTTATCATATCTCCGGTGCTTGAAAACTTCAGGAGCCATATACCGGTCTTTTGTTTCATTTCCACACCCAtaagaagggaaaaaataattaagttttCAGTATTATAAATCGTATTTCAATATACAGAAGTTATCAGAGACACTCACAACTTCCAGTCTCTCCAGTCATTTTGTAAACATCATGAGTATTCTGAACCTTGATGAGCTTGCTTAGTCCAAAATCTCCAACTTTTAAATTAGTATCagatttaaaccaaaaaaaaaaattagcatcaGATTAATTACAAAATCTGGTACatctttttaaccaaaaaacaaaaattttgataaatccggTTAAACATTGTTATCCTCTGGACAAATCAAAAATCATTCAGATAAACTACAAATCCAGTCTAAGAGATTAACCAtcaaacaatcacaaatcaaaacaaataaaacaattcaaaccctaaaaatCTTACCTTCTCAGTTTCTCTCTGCTCTccgcctctctctgtctctcattctctccacTCCACTGTGAATCACTTGAATCACGCAAGCAACTTCATCTTCAAGCAACAGAGCAGATTCGGCGCCTCCCTCATCAGTGACAGTACAGCCGACTCGCCGCCTCTctcattctttatttcttccTCTGAATCTGCTCTCCGCCTCCCTCATCAGTACAGCCGTTCCGCCCGTTCACTTCGTCTTCTGATCTTCAGCCGTTCACTTCATCTTCTGTTCTGATCTCCAGGTTCAGGTATaagttattaattataaatatttggttttggggTCCGGTTTGGGCCCTcaagttttggtttttgttttaatgattcacccccttcttttttttttttttttttttgagaaatgattcagccctttttatttaatgatcctatatatatatatatatatatatatatatatttttttttttttttgactttttaacGTATTATAATATACAAACACACAGCAGCAAAAACCTTTAATTGAATTCAATTGGGCCAAATCAGTCATCATAACTGTATGTATAACATAATGACATCACCAACCAATATAGActaaacgttttttttttttttcctgggtaGAAAGACTCAAAAGATTTCAACATATGCATTTCATAAAGACAAAGTATAATTGATTGTTTATTGAGTCATACAGAATACAGATAAATTCAAGCTGGTCTGAAAGTGAAATGCAGACTATTTTACACCCGGCCCAGCGGATATTTCTTCATACTTTCCTGagtccaaaattttgaaagttaATCAGAAAATGCACATCAGCTTCCAGCTACCGTCCAAAGTTCAAACGCCaaagataaaatattattggttaaccatcaaaaaaaaaaaaattattggttagaatataaaatattatctctAACGACTCTGCCTGTCGCTGATATGTTAGTATCATTGAGACCCATTCAACACGTTTTAAATTTTTGGCccacattattatttttattattattatttttcttggttaAATTTTGATACTGCAAAGAGATTTCTTCCAACTTTCCTGGATCAAAGAAAGCGCGTGTACCAAAAAATCACTTACCAGTCAAAAAAATACTACTTATTTTAGCCTGgcatcacaacaactaaaactCAATTCATTGGCTCTCTCATTCTCAGCCAATTCTcgttctttctcaaaaaaaccaTTGAGAAAtatctctcattttttatttctcattcaCTTCGCTTTTTAAACTCTTACAATTTTAATTCCGTTgcatctttattttctttctcctctCCTCTTCCTTTTAGATTTTCTCAATTGTCTCTGCATCAAAATCACAATGGCCCTTTCGACCACCGGAGGAACCTCCTCTTCCTCTTTCACCCA comes from Castanea sativa cultivar Marrone di Chiusa Pesio chromosome 3, ASM4071231v1 and encodes:
- the LOC142626731 gene encoding serine/threonine-protein kinase VIK-like, which encodes MTGETGSYRYMAPEVFKHRRYDKKVDVFSFAMILYEMLEAAKYVSEGNRPTFRSKGYTPELRELTEQCWAHDMNQRPPFLDILKRLEKIKENLPNDHHWNIFNT